A single genomic interval of Arachis duranensis cultivar V14167 chromosome 7, aradu.V14167.gnm2.J7QH, whole genome shotgun sequence harbors:
- the LOC107458132 gene encoding uncharacterized protein LOC107458132 — protein sequence MAFEWTPACKEVFNHFKEILAAPLVLGKPKVGEPLYLYLAITEEALTAILVRKEGKAQQPIYFIVVRTDQGIRQVLQKPDLTGRMITWAIELSQYDLRYEPWHTIKTQAVADFLVEVMGDPTEETGTRWRLHVDGASNQTSGGAGIILESPAGVIYEQSIKFEFPVSNNQAEYEALLGGLTLAREVGVTRLEVCSDSQVVTSQVNGSYQARDSLLQKYLEKVRELSKQFEEVTIQHVPREMNTRAYLLSKLASTKPGVGNRSLIQGMVKKPAVALHLTKLGPYWLDPIIDFLENGKLPDDEKAAKALRMEAAKYTTIQGQLFKKELSQPLLKCLHPDQTDYVLREVYKGCCSHHIGGKALARKLIRVGYYWPSMMEDSKEFKFSSIEHPHTNGQVESTNKVILLGLKKRLDNKKGAWADELASVLWSYRTTEHSSTGETPFRLMYGVDMMKPVEIGELSPRLLLKGVE from the exons ATGGCGTTTGAATGGACTCCTGCGTGCAAGGAGGTGTTCAACCACTTCAAAgagatcctggcagcaccactgGTACTCGGGAAGCCCAAGGTCGGAGAACCACTCTACCTGTACCTGGCCATAACGGAGGAAGCACTTACAGCGATTTTGGTGCGGAAAGAAGGGAAGGCTCAGCAGCCAATTTACTTT ATAGTCGTGAGAACGGACCAGGGAATCCGTCAAGTGCTCCAAAAACCCGATTTAACGGGAAGAATGATTACTTGGGCCATTGAGCTTTCCCAGTACGACTTGCGGTATGAGCCCTGGCATACGATTAAGACACAAGCAGTGGCCGACTTCTTGGTAGAAGTTATGGGGGACCCAACCGAGGAAACAGGCACACGGTGGAGGCTCCACGTAGACGGGGCCTCCAACCAAACGTCTGGAGGAGCCGGGATCATCTTGGAAAGCCCTGCCGGGGTCATATACGAACAATCGATCAAGTTTGAGTTTCCGGTATCAAACAACCAAGCAGAGTACGAGGCCCTCTTGGGAGGCCTAACCTTAGCTCGGGAAGTTGGGGTGACGAGGCTAGAGGTGTGTAGCGACTCACAGGTCGTTACCTCGcaagtaaatggaagctaccaagccagagACTCGCTGTTACAAAAGTACTTGGAGAAGGTTAGAGAGTTGAGCAAGCAGTTCGAGGAGGTCACGATCCAACACGTTCCAAGGGAAATGAACACACGGGCATACCTCCTATCTAAGCTAGCAAGCACGAAACCGGGAGTTGGCAACCGATCTCTCATCCAAGGCATGGTAAAGAAACCAGCAGTTGCCCTCCACTTGACAAAGTTAGGCCCCTATTGGTTGGACCCCATCATTGATTTCCTGGAAAATGGCAAACTCCCTGACGACGAGAAGGCAGCTAAAGCGTTGAGAATGGAGGCAGCCAAATATACAACCATACAGGGACAACTATTTAAAAAGGAACTCAGCCAGCCCCTATTGAAGTGCCTACACCCCGACCAGACGGATTACGTACTCAGAGAAGTCTACAAAGGGTGCTGCAGCCACCATATCGGGGGCAAAGCCCTAGCGAGAAAGCTCATCCGAGTTGGATACTACTGGCCATCAATGATGGAAGATTCCAAAGAATTC AAATTCTCTTCGATAGAGCATCCCCATACGAATGGGCAAGTCGAATCCACAAATAAGGTCATCTTGCTGGGCCTCAAGAAGCGGCTGGATAACAAAAAAGGTGCATGGGCCGACGAACTCGCCTCGGTCCTTTGGTCTTACCGTACAACCGAGCATTCCTCCACGGGAGAAACCCCCTTCCGCCTGATGTACGGGGTGGACATGATgaaacccgtggagatcggcgAGCTGAGCCCGCGGTTACTTCTCAAGGGAGTAGAATAA